In the genome of Desulfonauticus submarinus, the window GCCTAGTCAATAATTTTCCTCTCTCAAAAGGCATTTTAGTAGATTGTTCTTATCCTGCTCTAAAAATAGCAAAAAAAAACGCAAACCGACATAAAGCGTTAAATCATCTTGCTCTTGTACAAACCAATATGACAAAACTCCACTTTTCTAAAAAAATTGACTTATTGATAAGCAATCCTCCCTATATATCCTATAAAGAGGCTCAAGATCTCCCCCCAGAAGTTAAATCAGAGCCCCAAATAGCTTTAATAGGAGGTAAGACTGGCCTTTTATTTTACCCTTTTTTAGCTAAATTAGCAAAATATTGCCTTAAACCAAAAGGAAAATTAATAGCCGAATTTGGAGCAACTCAGACTGAATATATAAAAAAAATTTTTGCCAAATTTTCTAAAATAACCATCCATAAAGATTTGGCAGGACTAGATAGAATTATAGTTGTAGAAAAATAACATTATTTTGTGGTAAAAAAACCACAATTTTTCCAAAAACAACACTCTACATTCAAATTTCTCAATAAAAATACAATAAAATAAGGATGTTAAGTTTGGAACAGTTTTTGTAGAGAAGGATTTTAAGGAGTGAAAACATGAGACAAAAAACCTTAAAAAAAACTATAAGCTGTGCAGGTATAGGACTTCATGAAGGTAAAAAAGTAAAGCTTACTCTAAAACCTGCAGCTGAAAATACAGGCATAGTGTTTTGGTTAAGAAAAAATCATAATGTCCATGCCTTTAATTTAAATCCCTATCTTGTTACTGAAACCACTTTAGCTACCACCATTGGCTACAAAGATAAACAAATAGCTACAGTAGAGCATTTGCTTGCAGCTATTCAAGGTTTA includes:
- the prmC gene encoding peptide chain release factor N(5)-glutamine methyltransferase; this translates as MTYREALIKANKLLQNNIDSPNLDAVLLLAFTLKKNKEYIYTWPDKNLNLKEENIFFSFINQRIQGKPLAYIIQEKEFYGLKFYVNPYVLIPRPETELIIDQVKKLFSFEQKFTFCDLGTGSGCLGISLVNNFPLSKGILVDCSYPALKIAKKNANRHKALNHLALVQTNMTKLHFSKKIDLLISNPPYISYKEAQDLPPEVKSEPQIALIGGKTGLLFYPFLAKLAKYCLKPKGKLIAEFGATQTEYIKKIFAKFSKITIHKDLAGLDRIIVVEK